The Saccharothrix variisporea genome has a segment encoding these proteins:
- a CDS encoding lysophospholipid acyltransferase family protein: MLYTVMRRVVAPTARMVWRPKVEGLENVPADGPVILAANHLSFIDSIVIPMVVPRRVYFLAKAQYFEGKGLKGALSRYFFGSLGHVPVRRGAGRAARASLDTAASILARGDAFAIYPEGTRSLDGRLHRGRTGVARMALESGAPVVPVGIVGTDQVQPVDAKLPRIRPVTIRFGEPLDFSRYAGMHESLPVLRSVTDEIVYRILELSGQEYVDRYQKSASQEAGLDAA, from the coding sequence ATGCTCTACACGGTGATGCGCCGGGTCGTGGCGCCCACGGCCCGGATGGTCTGGCGGCCGAAGGTCGAAGGTCTGGAGAACGTGCCGGCGGACGGGCCGGTGATCCTGGCTGCCAACCACCTGTCGTTCATCGACAGCATCGTGATCCCGATGGTGGTACCCCGCCGGGTGTACTTCCTGGCCAAGGCGCAGTACTTCGAGGGCAAGGGCCTCAAGGGCGCCCTGTCCCGGTACTTCTTCGGCTCGCTGGGGCACGTTCCGGTACGCCGGGGTGCCGGAAGGGCGGCACGGGCCTCGCTGGACACCGCAGCGTCCATCCTGGCCCGAGGGGACGCCTTCGCCATCTACCCCGAGGGGACGCGCTCCCTGGACGGCCGCCTGCACCGGGGCCGCACAGGCGTGGCGCGCATGGCGTTGGAGTCGGGCGCGCCAGTCGTCCCGGTGGGCATCGTGGGCACGGACCAGGTGCAGCCGGTGGACGCGAAGCTCCCTCGCATCCGTCCGGTGACCATTCGGTTCGGTGAGCCGCTGGACTTCTCGCGGTACGCCGGGATGCACGAGTCGCTGCCGGTGCTGCGATCGGTCACCGATGAGATCGTGTACCGGATCTTGGAACTGTCCGGGCAGGAGTACGTCGACCGGTACCAGAAGTCGGCCAGCCAGGAAGCCGGACTCGACGCCGCCTGA
- a CDS encoding cytochrome c oxidase subunit 4 — protein MKVEARIFDLVMAFSFLMAVVYGYWTWADTGHVEPVGVVALALTGGLALIVGTYFRFVARRIEVRPEDNADAEVSDGAGELGFFSPGSYWPVGLAAAAAVSGVAVAFWHVWLLVVGIVLVLIMVGGLVFEYHTGPNHD, from the coding sequence ATGAAGGTCGAAGCCCGCATTTTCGACTTGGTGATGGCATTCTCGTTCCTGATGGCCGTCGTGTACGGCTACTGGACGTGGGCCGACACCGGACACGTCGAGCCCGTCGGCGTGGTCGCCCTGGCCCTGACCGGCGGCCTGGCCCTGATCGTCGGCACCTACTTCCGCTTCGTAGCCCGCCGCATCGAGGTCCGTCCGGAGGACAACGCGGACGCCGAGGTCTCGGACGGTGCCGGCGAACTGGGCTTCTTCAGCCCGGGCTCGTACTGGCCGGTGGGCCTGGCGGCGGCTGCGGCCGTCTCCGGCGTGGCGGTGGCGTTCTGGCACGTGTGGCTGCTGGTGGTCGGCATCGTCCTGGTGCTGATCATGGTCGGCGGCCTGGTCTTCGAATACCACACCGGCCCGAACCACGACTGA
- the coxB gene encoding cytochrome c oxidase subunit II has product MGLKEGTRAARLAKVVGLVGLVGVGATGCSTDEVLRFGWPVAVTPQAERMRELWTWSVIAALAVGVIVWGLILWSVAFHRKKSEELPRQVAYNLPLELVLIVVPTVIVAVLFYFTAVTQNYVTKKSAEPDVTVDVIAFQWNWEFRYPEYKTDRDDTPVSTVGSSGEVPLLVLPADRSIRFNLESTDVIHSFFVPEFHFKRDVFPKPQKNNQDSSFEITKIDRPGSFVGRCAELCGVYHAVMNFEVRALEPALFDRYMSLREKNNPKTGQPYSAAEALTELGCGELCTPYAVTTKPFDTDRTVREASGGGK; this is encoded by the coding sequence GTGGGCCTGAAGGAGGGCACCAGGGCAGCGCGGCTGGCCAAGGTCGTCGGGCTGGTCGGCCTGGTCGGCGTCGGGGCCACGGGTTGCTCCACGGATGAGGTGCTGCGCTTCGGCTGGCCGGTGGCCGTGACGCCGCAGGCCGAGCGGATGCGCGAGCTGTGGACCTGGTCGGTCATCGCCGCGCTCGCGGTCGGTGTGATCGTCTGGGGGCTGATCCTCTGGTCGGTCGCGTTCCACCGCAAGAAGAGCGAGGAACTGCCCCGTCAGGTGGCCTACAACCTGCCGCTCGAGCTCGTCCTCATCGTCGTGCCGACGGTGATCGTCGCGGTGCTGTTCTACTTCACCGCGGTGACCCAGAACTACGTCACCAAGAAGTCCGCCGAGCCGGACGTGACGGTCGACGTGATCGCGTTCCAGTGGAACTGGGAGTTCCGCTACCCCGAGTACAAGACCGACCGCGACGACACCCCGGTGAGCACCGTGGGCTCGTCCGGCGAGGTCCCGCTGCTGGTGCTGCCGGCGGACCGGTCCATCCGGTTCAACCTGGAGTCCACCGACGTCATCCACTCGTTCTTCGTGCCGGAGTTCCACTTCAAGCGGGACGTCTTCCCGAAGCCGCAGAAGAACAACCAGGACAGCTCGTTCGAGATCACCAAGATCGACCGACCGGGTTCGTTCGTGGGCCGCTGCGCGGAACTGTGCGGCGTCTACCACGCGGTGATGAACTTCGAGGTCCGCGCCCTGGAGCCGGCCCTGTTCGACCGCTACATGTCGCTGCGCGAGAAGAACAACCCGAAGACGGGCCAGCCCTACAGCGCCGCCGAGGCGCTCACCGAGCTGGGCTGCGGCGAGCTGTGCACGCCGTACGCGGTCACGACCAAGCCCTTCGACACCGACCGGACCGTCCGCGAGGCGTCCGGCGGCGGGAAGTAG
- the asnB gene encoding asparagine synthase (glutamine-hydrolyzing): MCGLLGLVCPGENEAQQARSAVAHAMRCQRHRGPDETGTWQGGEVVFGFNRLAIIDIERSHQPLHWGPPEAPGRYTINFNGEIYNYLELRAELTKEFGTAFATDGDTETIVAAYHHWGPAAVAKLRGMFAFLIWDNHRKVVFGARDPFGIKPLYYATGPGGTAFSSEKKSLLELTGALGIRPEVDRKALQHYLILQYVPEPESLHTQIHRVESGTSFTLTPGGRPVAERYFPATFRPRAVHGDADANRLYDEITEALRDSVAKHMRADVTVGSFLSGGIDSTVVAALAKEHNPDLITFTTGFERSGYSEIDVAAESAAAIGVKHVVKAVTAQEMMDALPLITWYLDDPVADPALVPLWFIAREAREHVKVVLSGEGADELFGGYTIYREPLSLAPFEKVPGALRKAMGKVSTKIPQGVRGKDLLRRGALTLEERYYGNARIFLDDQLRQVLRSYDPNVSHQDVTAQPYRESQGWDPVTRMQHVDLFTWLRGDILVKADKMTMANSLELRVPFLDPEVFRIASQVPSELKLTKETTKHALRRAIRDIVPAHVLNRRKLGFPVPIRHWLKDEMHDWAVDHVRQSQTDQYIDKDAVLRVIEEHRSGVADNSRRIWALLVFMIWHGIFIEGRIRPVVPEPHYPVKL; the protein is encoded by the coding sequence GTGTGCGGCCTGCTTGGACTGGTTTGCCCCGGCGAGAACGAAGCGCAGCAGGCGCGCTCGGCAGTGGCGCACGCGATGCGCTGCCAGCGCCACCGCGGCCCTGACGAGACGGGCACCTGGCAGGGCGGCGAGGTCGTCTTCGGCTTCAACCGCCTCGCCATCATCGACATCGAGCGCTCCCACCAGCCCCTGCACTGGGGTCCGCCGGAGGCGCCCGGCCGGTACACCATCAACTTCAACGGCGAGATCTACAACTACCTGGAGCTGCGCGCCGAGCTGACCAAGGAGTTCGGCACGGCGTTCGCCACCGACGGCGACACGGAGACCATCGTCGCCGCGTACCACCACTGGGGTCCCGCCGCCGTGGCCAAGCTGCGCGGCATGTTCGCGTTCCTGATCTGGGACAACCACCGCAAGGTCGTCTTCGGCGCGCGCGACCCGTTCGGCATCAAGCCGCTGTACTACGCGACCGGCCCCGGCGGGACGGCGTTCTCCAGCGAGAAGAAGTCGCTGCTGGAGCTGACGGGGGCGTTGGGCATCCGGCCCGAGGTCGACCGCAAGGCCCTCCAGCACTACCTGATCCTGCAGTACGTGCCGGAGCCGGAGTCGCTGCACACCCAGATCCACCGCGTCGAGTCGGGCACGTCGTTCACGCTGACCCCGGGCGGCCGCCCGGTGGCCGAGCGGTACTTCCCGGCCACCTTCCGCCCGCGGGCCGTGCACGGCGACGCCGACGCCAACCGCCTGTACGACGAGATCACCGAGGCCCTGCGCGACTCGGTCGCCAAGCACATGCGCGCGGACGTGACGGTCGGCTCGTTCCTGTCCGGCGGCATCGACTCCACGGTCGTGGCGGCGCTGGCCAAGGAGCACAACCCGGACCTCATCACGTTCACCACCGGGTTCGAGCGGTCGGGGTACTCGGAGATCGACGTGGCGGCCGAGTCGGCGGCGGCGATCGGCGTGAAGCACGTGGTCAAGGCCGTGACGGCGCAGGAGATGATGGACGCCCTGCCGCTCATCACGTGGTACCTGGACGACCCGGTGGCCGACCCCGCCCTGGTCCCGCTGTGGTTCATCGCCCGCGAGGCCCGCGAGCACGTGAAGGTCGTGCTGTCGGGTGAGGGCGCGGACGAGCTGTTCGGCGGCTACACGATCTACCGCGAGCCGCTGTCGTTGGCCCCGTTCGAGAAGGTCCCGGGCGCGCTGCGCAAGGCCATGGGCAAGGTCTCGACCAAGATCCCGCAGGGCGTGCGCGGCAAGGACCTGCTGCGCCGGGGCGCCCTGACCCTGGAGGAGCGCTACTACGGCAACGCCCGCATCTTCCTGGACGACCAGCTCCGGCAGGTGCTGCGGTCCTACGACCCGAACGTGTCGCACCAGGACGTGACGGCCCAGCCGTACCGCGAGTCGCAGGGCTGGGACCCGGTGACCCGGATGCAGCACGTGGACCTGTTCACGTGGTTGCGCGGCGACATCCTGGTCAAGGCCGACAAGATGACGATGGCCAACTCGCTGGAGCTGCGGGTGCCGTTCCTGGACCCGGAGGTCTTCCGGATCGCCTCGCAGGTGCCGTCCGAGCTGAAGCTGACCAAGGAGACGACCAAGCACGCCCTGCGCCGGGCCATCCGCGACATCGTGCCCGCGCACGTGCTGAACCGGCGCAAGCTCGGCTTCCCGGTGCCCATCCGGCACTGGCTGAAGGACGAGATGCACGACTGGGCGGTGGACCACGTGCGCCAGTCGCAGACCGACCAGTACATCGACAAGGACGCGGTGCTGCGGGTCATCGAGGAGCACCGGTCCGGGGTGGCCGACAACAGCCGCCGGATCTGGGCGCTGCTGGTGTTCATGATCTGGCACGGCATCTTCATCGAGGGCCGCATCCGCCCGGTCGTGCCGGAGCCGCACTACCCGGTCAAGCTCTGA
- a CDS encoding MerR family transcriptional regulator, with protein sequence MLIGELAEKTGTTVRMLRYYDQHGLLKPRRTESRYRVYDEEDVERVRNVRCLISSGLNVRLVRLVLAHALGEEVELPADEAGCVPLLEMLREELTSVDERIAGLERTRTHLTRLVGDVEVIMAEKRPAHHEQAAHA encoded by the coding sequence GTGCTGATCGGCGAACTGGCGGAGAAGACCGGCACGACGGTGCGCATGCTGCGGTACTACGACCAGCACGGACTGCTCAAGCCGCGGCGGACCGAGTCCCGGTACCGGGTGTACGACGAGGAGGACGTCGAGCGGGTGCGCAACGTGCGGTGCCTGATCTCCTCGGGGCTGAACGTCCGCCTGGTCCGGCTGGTGCTCGCCCACGCACTGGGGGAGGAGGTCGAGCTGCCGGCCGACGAGGCGGGCTGCGTGCCGCTGCTGGAGATGCTGCGGGAGGAGCTGACCTCGGTGGACGAGCGCATCGCCGGGTTGGAGCGGACGCGGACGCACCTGACCCGGCTGGTCGGGGACGTCGAGGTCATCATGGCGGAGAAGCGGCCCGCCCACCACGAGCAAGCGGCCCACGCCTGA
- a CDS encoding MFS transporter: protein MIALVLMLCAFAVGTSEFIVVGVLPEVAADLGVALPTAGLLVTAYAVSVAVGGPVLTVLTGRLPRRSLLIAVMALAFLASTASALAPNYELLMAARMVAALSQGLFFAVASQVAVAAVAPEKQTAAIAKIVNGVALSTILGIPVGTLVGQNYGWRGSFAVVATLTLIGLVGVVLGAPKVAHEPDAGFRANMFAFSRRTVLFGLLTTVLAFTGMITAFTYVAPALRDVTGFSPAWVTGVLLVYGLGTMVGSTIAGRVQPSAIAKVLPIPLAALTVLLVVQGFLLETKVTAVVGVFVLGASAFAAGPLLHTFLMGQAGSAAGLVASVNISAFNVAAAFGPMIGGAVISGGFGLQWIAAVGAVPAVLGVLVALFLGRLVRRGHDHSQPLEPALATA, encoded by the coding sequence GTGATCGCTCTCGTCTTGATGCTGTGCGCGTTCGCGGTGGGTACCTCGGAGTTCATCGTCGTCGGTGTGCTCCCCGAGGTCGCCGCGGACTTGGGGGTCGCGCTGCCGACCGCGGGCCTGCTGGTCACCGCATACGCAGTGTCCGTCGCCGTCGGCGGACCGGTGTTGACCGTGCTGACCGGGCGGCTGCCGCGCCGGTCCCTCCTGATCGCCGTCATGGCGCTCGCGTTCCTGGCCTCCACGGCCTCGGCGCTGGCGCCCAACTACGAACTGCTCATGGCCGCGCGCATGGTCGCGGCCCTCTCGCAAGGCCTGTTCTTCGCCGTCGCCTCGCAGGTCGCGGTGGCGGCGGTGGCGCCGGAGAAGCAGACCGCCGCCATCGCGAAGATCGTCAACGGGGTGGCGCTGTCGACCATCCTGGGCATCCCGGTCGGCACGCTGGTCGGCCAGAACTACGGGTGGCGCGGGTCGTTCGCCGTGGTCGCCACGCTGACGCTCATCGGGTTGGTCGGCGTCGTCCTCGGCGCGCCGAAGGTGGCGCACGAGCCCGACGCCGGGTTCCGCGCCAACATGTTCGCGTTCAGCCGCCGGACGGTGCTGTTCGGCCTGCTCACGACGGTCCTCGCGTTCACCGGCATGATCACCGCCTTCACCTACGTGGCCCCGGCGCTGCGGGACGTGACCGGGTTCAGCCCGGCGTGGGTGACGGGGGTGCTGCTGGTCTACGGCCTGGGCACGATGGTCGGCAGCACGATCGCCGGCCGCGTCCAGCCCTCGGCCATCGCGAAGGTCCTGCCGATCCCGCTGGCGGCGCTGACCGTGCTGCTGGTGGTGCAGGGCTTCCTGCTGGAGACCAAGGTGACGGCCGTCGTGGGGGTGTTCGTGCTGGGCGCCAGCGCGTTCGCGGCCGGTCCGCTGCTGCACACGTTCCTGATGGGCCAGGCCGGGTCGGCCGCGGGCCTGGTGGCCTCGGTGAACATCTCCGCGTTCAACGTGGCCGCCGCGTTCGGCCCGATGATCGGCGGCGCGGTCATCAGCGGCGGGTTCGGGCTCCAGTGGATCGCGGCCGTGGGGGCGGTGCCGGCGGTGCTGGGCGTGCTGGTGGCGTTGTTCCTCGGCCGCCTGGTGCGCCGGGGCCACGACCACTCGCAGCCCCTGGAACCGGCCCTGGCCACGGCCTGA